The Salvelinus fontinalis isolate EN_2023a chromosome 24, ASM2944872v1, whole genome shotgun sequence genome has a segment encoding these proteins:
- the LOC129822336 gene encoding E3 ubiquitin-protein ligase RNF186-like — protein sequence MAEVDSASSGAEHPSGLDTAFPYEEYECKICYNYFDLDRRAPKILECLHTFCEECLNTLHLREERPWRISCPICRHRTPVPDYRIQNLPNNTKVTEDFPLYIDSDPLPQDALPLYPPRLHPALVALRREEASGASTSQATPSTTLSTATTLSQDSVRYGSCQSCKRVALTTGCVCVIFSFLSMLVLLFMGLIFVHSHSSPSSPAGPICLSVASILAMFSVVVTWLICWLKYRPDHETGRSSGTNRRNA from the coding sequence ATGGCAGAGGTAGATTCAGCATCCAGTGGAGCAGAACACCCGAGCGGCCTGGATACAGCATTCCCGTACGAGGAGTATGAATGCAAAATATGTTACAATTATTTCGACCTTGACCGTCGCGCGCCCAAGATTTTAGAATGCTTGCACACATTTTGCGAGGAGTGCCTGAACACTCTCCATCTCCGCGAGGAGCGTCCATGGCGCATCAGCTGCCCTATATGTCGCCACAGGACACCCGTACCGGACTATCGGATACAAAACCTACCCAATAATACCAAGGTAACGGAGGATTTCCCCTTGTACATTGACTCGGACCCTCTGCCTCAGGATGCTTTGCCCCTCTACCCTCCCCGGTTGCACCCCGCACTCGTCGCCCTCAGGCGCGAGGAGGCATCGGGGGCGTCCACGAGCCAAGCTACCCCCTCCACTACCTTGTCCACGGCCACTACCCTCTCCCAGGACTCGGTGCGCTATGGAAGCTGTCAGAGCTGCAAGCGGGTTGCCCTGACTACGGGCTGTGTGTGCGTGATCTTCTCCTTTCTGTCCATGCTGGTTCTGCTCTTCATGGGCCTGATCTTCGTGCACAGTCACAGCAGCCCATCCTCGCCCGCGGGACCCATCTGCCTGTCGGTGGCCAGCATCCTAGCCATGTTCTCGGTGGTCGTCACGTGGCTGATCTGCTGGTTAAAATATAGACCCGATCACGAGACAGGCCGCTCATCTGGAACGAATAGGCGGAACGCctga